Below is a genomic region from Aricia agestis chromosome 16, ilAriAges1.1, whole genome shotgun sequence.
atgtattttttttttttcaaaatgttttgaacactaataaaacacaacttttcgtgcactttttccactatattaatatagtggaaaaagtgcaagaaaagttgtgttttattagtgttcaatataaatttccaccaagaaccaatcAATAACATATATCAAAATGTTTTGACTTCGCAGtttcttatttattatgtatttgaaaTATGATTAAACGTTAGGGTAAGGTTTTAAGGTTTAAACTgaaataagataatataattcTTGATAAAAATAGCGTAATAGAGCTTGTTGTttccaaatattttagaaaaacaaatttatacattcattaaaatatacagtgtgttagtgtaaacaccgttatccttaaaaccatcaaatgaaccagtcaaaatgaacaactttacacttttttacactaacatcttgtatataaCATTAatgatttatcaaaatactcaTTATTTTGAGTAAAGACTCAATATTTTGAGGACAGACTACTAATCTATGGAAAACCAACTAATCGAAGATTATTTTTACTGCAAAAAAACTTTCAAAAGTTTGTATTCAGAAGCAAATACATTGTATAGATTGTAAGTTCAAACTTTACCTTCCACATCCAAGTTGCTTGCATTGTTGTAAAAGTTCTCAAGTATCGGAGCCATGACTTCGGGTTTCAGATTCGCTAACTTGTTTCCTTTCAAACTCAGAACAACTAGCGACTTCAGTCCATCGAATGTTTTTTCATTATCAACACTCGTCAACGCGTTATGAGCTAGGGAAAGTGATTCGAGTTTCGCCAATCCCTTGAACGCTTTGGAATCTAGCAGCTGTATTTTATTCCCTTCCAGATTTAGGGATTTTAGGTTTTTCAGCGGCAAAAATGTATTATCGCCTATAACTTCTAAGCTATTCCCACTCAAATCTAGCTTCTCTAGTTTGCTCAATCCGGAAAATGTTTCACTGTTCAGCGAGAATAGACTGTTTCTGTCTATTTCTAGCTCTTTTAGATTTGTCAAATGAATAAACGCACGATCGTGTAACGTTATTAGTTTGTTGTTCGTTAAATAAAGCTTTTGCAGTGAAGGTAGATCGATGAATACGTCTCTATTAATCTCAGTTATGGCGTTAGCATCTAAACTTATTATTTCTAGTTCCTTGTGATGAGCGAACGAATGAACTTGAAGAGTCTTTATCTGATTATCACTTAGTATTATTTCTCTAACAGCACTTAGATTAGCGAAAGCGAACGGTTGTATAGCCTCTATGTTTGCATATTTAACTTCCACTTTATGTAGTCTCTTGGTATGTTTAAATGCATGTTCAGGGATGTATTTCAAGGTCACACTGGTTCTCATAAACACAAGTTTTGTCGCATTCTGTAGTTCACTAAACTCTTCCCAGTTTTTATCGTCAATTTCAACACCATCGATTGTTGCAAAGCATTCAGCGCTCTTTATGATTTCCTGTCGGGAGTCTTTGGCGCAGTAGCATTGGATTTTGTTTGTGTTATTGAAAACTGGATCGCACAGATGTGATTTGGTCTCGCGTTTCGCGTGCATTCTCCGGGCGTCAACGATTATGATCGCGATGCACAGCAAAGTGATTATTCTCCAATGCGCCATCTTTTCTGTATGTCGGGACCtggaaaagaataaaaaaaaaacatcaataaacttaaaaaaaaaacctcttttataagcataatatacttaaataaagatAATACATTTTGAAAAGGAGCttttatatgtgaccatacctAATTTCGCAAGAAAGAAGTATCTTTTTCCTAATTTTATAGGTCAAACATTTAAAGTGTTCGTCAATTTTCGACGCGTTTATAAAGACGACAATAACATAGCGTGTACTACTCTACAATGACAGAAATAAGCTCTACATCACACGTTGATAAGTTCATCACAATTGCTCTGTAATTGACTATATTTATATGACACTTTTTATAACAATAGCAGCTACTGAATCATACTATGCACCAATAATAGTGTAAGTGACATCATTACAATGATTctgtactacaaaatatataaaggtGATACACATTATACATGTACCTAGTGAATAGTGATAGAcctgtagccttagcacggccaccagtagaaatgcgaaagtatggacaaactgtggacatacactaaa
It encodes:
- the LOC121734681 gene encoding connectin-like, translated to MAHWRIITLLCIAIIIVDARRMHAKRETKSHLCDPVFNNTNKIQCYCAKDSRQEIIKSAECFATIDGVEIDDKNWEEFSELQNATKLVFMRTSVTLKYIPEHAFKHTKRLHKVEVKYANIEAIQPFAFANLSAVREIILSDNQIKTLQVHSFAHHKELEIISLDANAITEINRDVFIDLPSLQKLYLTNNKLITLHDRAFIHLTNLKELEIDRNSLFSLNSETFSGLSKLEKLDLSGNSLEVIGDNTFLPLKNLKSLNLEGNKIQLLDSKAFKGLAKLESLSLAHNALTSVDNEKTFDGLKSLVVLSLKGNKLANLKPEVMAPILENFYNNASNLDVEDNNFPCACQLDWFLILLNKTRSPYLKVATENLKCNPTSEIREKWNKAAESEKNVEEENAANNDYEYYDDTQLNGKLFYVDMRYLLNCSNVYNNEVIDVQSILNPPTTTTKKPVTELPKVAFTPTKPEKPKNEVTTKLPDKYTDNNDFTTSKLATVSAKPDDKYEANNMAADEGHTRIKAYRSTQEEIVSSPVNSAIDTVSSVSMIAITLYLTYLIKY